The proteins below come from a single Gordonia westfalica genomic window:
- a CDS encoding endonuclease domain-containing protein has translation MRQDFSLQRRTGARLQRTDTQWCRTCGRESPEARRYLKYGITPEEYAAAMNRGCDICGERVGALHIDHDHSCCPPRSKQWRTCGQCVRGFLCGSCNRGLAY, from the coding sequence ATGCGGCAGGACTTCTCCCTACAGCGGCGCACCGGGGCGAGGCTTCAGCGCACCGACACTCAGTGGTGCCGCACCTGCGGTAGAGAATCCCCCGAAGCGCGCCGATATCTGAAGTACGGAATCACCCCGGAGGAGTACGCGGCCGCGATGAATCGGGGCTGCGACATCTGCGGCGAGCGCGTGGGGGCGCTACATATCGACCATGACCACAGCTGCTGCCCTCCACGGAGTAAGCAGTGGCGAACCTGCGGGCAGTGCGTCCGCGGATTCCTCTGCGGATCGTGCAACCGCGGATTGGCCTACTGA